In Streptomyces longhuiensis, the following proteins share a genomic window:
- a CDS encoding response regulator transcription factor gives MRVLIVEDEPFMAEAIRDGLRLEAIAADIAGDGDTALQLLNINDYDIAVLDRDIPGPSGDEIAQHIVDSGSGMPILMLTAADRLDDKATGFELGADDYLTKPFELRELALRLRALNRRRAHNRPPVREIAGLRLDPFRREVYRDGRYVALTRKQFAVLEVLVAAEGGVVSTEELLERAWDENADPFTNAVRITVSALRKRLGEPWLITTVPGVGYRIDTAPVTGHGGGHRG, from the coding sequence ATGCGCGTGTTGATCGTCGAGGACGAGCCCTTTATGGCAGAAGCCATCCGCGATGGCCTACGCCTGGAAGCGATCGCGGCCGACATCGCAGGCGACGGCGACACCGCTCTGCAACTGCTGAACATCAACGACTACGACATCGCCGTCCTCGACCGCGACATCCCCGGACCTTCCGGAGACGAGATCGCCCAACACATCGTCGACTCCGGCAGCGGCATGCCGATCCTCATGCTCACCGCAGCCGACCGTCTCGACGACAAGGCCACCGGGTTCGAACTCGGCGCCGACGACTACCTCACGAAACCCTTCGAACTCCGAGAACTCGCGCTCCGGCTCAGAGCACTCAACCGCAGACGCGCCCACAACAGACCTCCCGTACGAGAGATCGCAGGCCTGCGGCTGGACCCGTTCCGCAGAGAGGTCTACCGGGACGGCCGCTACGTCGCGCTGACCAGGAAACAGTTCGCCGTGCTCGAAGTCCTCGTCGCCGCCGAAGGCGGTGTCGTCAGCACCGAAGAACTCCTGGAACGGGCATGGGACGAGAACGCCGACCCGTTCACCAACGCCGTACGCATCACCGTCTCGGCACTGCGCAAGCGTCTCGGCGAACCCTGGCTCATCACCACCGTGCCAGGCGTCGGCTACCGCATCGACACAGCACCCGTCACCGGGCATGGGGGTGGTCACCGTGGATAG
- a CDS encoding DUF6381 family protein, giving the protein MSAAGESGRAQQKQMRARAEDLEQAAERATDPQERQRLKDKARQLKEQSEHAGGTGKPENIDPM; this is encoded by the coding sequence ATGAGCGCTGCAGGCGAGTCCGGTCGTGCCCAGCAGAAGCAGATGCGTGCTCGGGCTGAGGACCTGGAACAGGCCGCGGAACGCGCTACTGACCCGCAGGAGCGTCAGCGTCTGAAGGACAAGGCCCGCCAGCTCAAGGAGCAGAGCGAGCACGCAGGTGGTACGGGCAAGCCGGAAAACATCGACCCGATGTAG
- a CDS encoding Hsp20/alpha crystallin family protein, producing the protein MLMRTDPFRELDRLAQQLTGVTGTWSRPSAMPMDAYREGEEYVIALDLPGVAKDAIDIDVERNMLTVRAERRPAAKADDVQMELSERPLGVFSRQLVLADTLDTERITADYEAGVLTLRIPIAERAKPRKIAIGGESDHKQIRG; encoded by the coding sequence ATGTTGATGCGCACTGACCCGTTCCGTGAACTCGACCGGCTCGCCCAGCAGCTGACAGGCGTGACCGGCACCTGGTCCAGGCCCTCGGCGATGCCGATGGACGCCTACCGCGAGGGCGAGGAGTACGTGATCGCCCTCGACCTGCCCGGTGTCGCCAAGGACGCGATCGACATCGACGTCGAACGGAACATGCTCACCGTCCGGGCCGAGCGCCGCCCGGCCGCAAAGGCCGACGACGTGCAGATGGAGCTCTCCGAGCGACCCCTGGGCGTCTTCTCCCGCCAACTGGTGCTGGCCGACACCCTGGACACCGAGCGCATCACCGCCGACTACGAAGCAGGGGTGCTGACCCTGCGCATCCCGATCGCCGAGCGTGCCAAGCCTCGCAAGATCGCGATCGGCGGGGAGTCCGACCACAAGCAGATCCGAGGCTGA
- a CDS encoding type III effector protein, translated as MDAYLQAGQPVPFLAAAAALKTINEAVHSAQGAQSVRAEGEQVSSDEALTALLMLRELREQLAGWEPGLIEAARAAGTSWADLAHPLGVASRQAAERRYLRVRPGAPGTTREQRVQATRSRRAADRTLTAWARTNAAHLRQLAGQITALTDLPAQAQPPLARLTEALADNDAARLIDPLTDTHIHLKAGHPELAARIDALTRNTGRLRQGNGDR; from the coding sequence GTGGACGCTTATCTGCAGGCCGGCCAGCCCGTCCCGTTCCTCGCCGCCGCCGCGGCGCTGAAAACGATCAATGAGGCCGTCCACAGTGCCCAGGGGGCGCAATCCGTGCGGGCAGAAGGGGAGCAGGTCAGTTCCGACGAGGCGCTGACCGCCCTGCTGATGCTGCGCGAACTACGCGAACAGCTCGCGGGATGGGAGCCAGGACTGATCGAAGCGGCCCGCGCCGCCGGCACCAGCTGGGCCGACCTCGCACACCCCCTGGGGGTCGCCAGCCGCCAGGCCGCGGAGCGGCGCTACCTGCGCGTACGCCCCGGCGCCCCCGGCACCACCCGCGAACAGCGCGTACAGGCCACCCGCAGCCGCCGCGCAGCCGACCGCACCCTCACCGCCTGGGCCCGGACCAACGCCGCCCATCTGCGCCAGCTCGCCGGCCAGATCACCGCCCTCACCGACCTCCCCGCCCAGGCCCAGCCGCCGCTGGCACGCCTCACCGAAGCCCTCGCCGACAACGACGCCGCCCGTCTCATCGACCCGCTCACCGACACCCACATCCACCTCAAGGCCGGCCACCCCGAACTCGCGGCACGCATCGATGCCCTCACCCGCAACACCGGCCGGCTCCGCCAAGGCAACGGCGACCGCTAG
- a CDS encoding sensor histidine kinase, which produces MDRQPGLSVRLKLTLSYAGFLILAGALLLVAVGVFLLRQGWLQTNESGAVRVTPGTLFVRGFAPTAAAVMVFLLVFGLLGGWILAGRMLAPLDRITHATRTAAAGSLTHRIRLPGRNDEFRELADAFDMMLAQLEAHVAEQKRFAANASHELRTPLAISKTLIDVARTDPHQDTGELIDRLHAVNTRAIDLTEALLLISRAEQRSFARERVDLSLMAEEATETLLPLAEKHGVTLETRGDIAPTIGSPTLLLQLTTNLVHNAIVHNLSDQGTVWVHTGVRPKTAALTVENTGEQLTPQLVATLTEPFQRGTERVHTDQAGVGLGLAIVKTITEAHDGTLTLTPRPAGGMRITVELPAASGG; this is translated from the coding sequence GTGGATAGGCAGCCCGGCTTGAGCGTCCGCCTCAAACTCACCCTCAGCTACGCCGGATTCCTCATACTCGCGGGTGCTTTGCTGCTCGTCGCCGTGGGAGTGTTCCTCCTGCGACAGGGGTGGTTGCAAACCAACGAATCGGGGGCGGTGAGAGTAACTCCGGGCACCCTCTTCGTGCGCGGTTTCGCCCCAACGGCAGCCGCAGTAATGGTGTTCCTCCTGGTGTTCGGTCTCCTGGGAGGGTGGATCCTCGCCGGACGCATGCTCGCCCCCCTGGACCGCATCACCCACGCCACCCGCACGGCCGCGGCCGGATCGCTGACCCACCGGATCCGGTTGCCGGGCCGCAACGACGAGTTCCGCGAACTCGCCGACGCCTTCGACATGATGCTCGCGCAGCTCGAAGCACACGTCGCGGAACAGAAGAGATTCGCCGCCAACGCCTCGCACGAGCTACGTACTCCGCTGGCGATCTCGAAGACACTCATCGACGTCGCCCGCACCGATCCGCACCAAGACACCGGCGAACTCATCGACCGCCTCCACGCCGTCAACACCCGGGCCATCGACCTTACTGAGGCACTGCTCCTGATCAGCCGCGCTGAGCAGCGGTCCTTCGCCCGAGAGCGCGTCGATCTGTCCCTCATGGCGGAAGAAGCCACCGAAACGCTCCTCCCCCTCGCCGAAAAGCACGGCGTCACCCTCGAGACCCGCGGCGACATCGCCCCCACGATCGGATCGCCGACGCTCCTGCTGCAGCTGACGACGAACCTCGTGCACAACGCGATCGTCCACAACCTGTCTGACCAGGGCACCGTGTGGGTCCACACCGGCGTCCGCCCCAAGACCGCGGCGCTCACCGTCGAGAACACCGGCGAGCAGCTCACCCCACAGCTGGTCGCGACCCTCACCGAACCCTTCCAGCGCGGCACCGAACGCGTCCACACCGACCAGGCAGGCGTCGGCCTGGGCCTGGCCATCGTCAAGACCATCACCGAGGCACACGACGGAACTCTCACGCTTACCCCACGCCCTGCCGGCGGGATGCGCATCACCGTGGAATTGCCCGCCGCATCAGGAGGGTGA
- a CDS encoding ATP-binding protein has product MASQAIDPSTTSGWGRFARLYRRRLEESGQKGAAEAQGKGSSPQGASTSWLARNLALWSRTLEPLRPLDRPRARATAWDASWPIARELTSVRQARRLVRAQLGDWNLEGLADTAELLVSELVTNALRHTRGPLRLNLQVRGSRLRCEVEDTDPTGPVRSVVDADAEGGRGTELLDLLTEAWGSTLTATGKTTWCEMLTQTPSPKGSPASD; this is encoded by the coding sequence ATGGCCTCCCAGGCCATCGACCCCTCCACGACCTCGGGCTGGGGACGCTTTGCCCGGCTGTACCGCCGCCGACTCGAGGAGTCGGGGCAGAAGGGCGCCGCGGAGGCACAGGGGAAGGGTTCGTCTCCGCAGGGCGCGTCCACATCGTGGCTCGCCCGGAACCTGGCTCTGTGGTCGCGCACCCTGGAGCCCCTGCGGCCGCTTGACAGGCCCCGCGCCCGTGCCACCGCTTGGGACGCCTCATGGCCTATAGCGCGGGAACTGACCTCGGTACGCCAGGCCCGGCGCCTGGTGAGAGCCCAACTGGGCGACTGGAATCTGGAGGGCCTCGCAGACACCGCCGAGCTCTTGGTCAGCGAACTGGTTACCAACGCCCTGCGTCACACGCGCGGCCCTCTGCGGCTCAACTTGCAGGTGCGCGGCTCGCGGCTTCGGTGCGAGGTCGAGGACACTGACCCCACCGGCCCCGTGCGCAGCGTCGTCGACGCCGACGCAGAAGGCGGACGCGGTACCGAACTGCTCGATCTGCTCACCGAGGCCTGGGGGAGCACACTCACAGCCACCGGCAAGACCACATGGTGCGAAATGCTGACGCAGACGCCTTCGCCGAAGGGATCGCCTGCCTCCGACTGA
- a CDS encoding STAS domain-containing protein, with the protein MDWLRVSSRRHKGWTVVEVSGELDVATRNQLGDHLEEVIAAHTPARVVLDMSQLDFCDASGLSVLVAAHHAAKDRQGQLRLVCPQRRIRRLLQITELSDVMPVFDTVAQATATVQDREEEVLQPWPHLEGI; encoded by the coding sequence ATGGACTGGCTGAGGGTGTCGTCCCGTCGCCACAAGGGGTGGACGGTCGTCGAGGTGAGCGGTGAACTCGACGTCGCTACCAGGAACCAGCTGGGCGACCACCTCGAAGAGGTCATTGCCGCGCACACCCCGGCACGGGTCGTTCTGGACATGTCCCAGCTGGACTTCTGCGACGCGAGCGGCCTGAGTGTCCTGGTTGCCGCGCACCACGCGGCCAAGGACCGTCAGGGCCAGCTTCGCCTGGTATGCCCGCAGCGGCGCATCCGGCGCCTCCTGCAGATCACGGAGCTGAGCGACGTAATGCCTGTCTTCGACACCGTCGCCCAGGCCACCGCTACGGTGCAGGACCGCGAAGAGGAGGTGCTCCAGCCATGGCCCCACTTAGAGGGCATCTGA
- a CDS encoding DUF2267 domain-containing protein — translation MLERIRYEGAYPTRERAEEVTGAVLTSLGRQLTGDERVEFAACLPGEAARIFAGQIPDCQPLTGWGFVKDLAARTGATPATVRWDTGAVLTVIGDLAGPGLLDRILTQLPPGYGLLFGRAELTPTV, via the coding sequence ATGCTGGAAAGAATCCGCTACGAAGGCGCGTATCCCACCCGGGAGCGGGCCGAGGAGGTCACGGGGGCCGTGCTGACGTCTCTGGGCCGCCAGCTCACCGGCGACGAACGCGTCGAGTTCGCCGCCTGCCTCCCGGGGGAGGCAGCACGCATCTTCGCCGGCCAGATTCCCGACTGTCAGCCACTCACCGGCTGGGGCTTCGTCAAGGACCTGGCCGCCCGCACCGGGGCGACCCCCGCGACCGTCCGCTGGGACACCGGCGCCGTTCTCACCGTCATCGGCGACCTGGCCGGCCCCGGCCTTTTGGACCGTATCCTCACCCAGCTCCCGCCCGGATACGGCCTGCTGTTCGGCCGCGCCGAACTCACCCCGACCGTCTGA
- a CDS encoding endonuclease/exonuclease/phosphatase family protein: MRSGSRPEAWKRGLVLAALALLLGLVLLLHSKITDRGGLGSLVETVLPWFGVFIPVLAAGALWRRSASAVVALLLPAVVWLILFGGLLGDKSHAGGDLTVVSHNVAAENRDPVGTARALASSGADLLALEELTDQAKGTYEKELAKAYPHHTVQGTVGLWSKLPLSDTRPVDVLRGMVGPLAKKLRPEDIPVDPPRALRTTVTTQKGPLAVYVAHLGSVRLMPRGGFWTDSRDAGATKLAKAVAAERSERVLVLGDFNGTMDDRALDGLASQLRSVQDVAGDGFGFSWPAKFPVARIDQILVRGVEPKSAWLLPATGSDHRPVAAGISW; this comes from the coding sequence ATGCGCAGCGGCTCCCGGCCGGAGGCATGGAAGCGCGGCCTGGTGCTCGCGGCGCTGGCGCTGCTGCTCGGCCTGGTCCTGCTGCTGCACTCGAAGATCACGGACCGCGGGGGCCTCGGCAGTCTGGTGGAGACCGTGCTGCCGTGGTTCGGCGTGTTCATCCCGGTGCTTGCGGCCGGTGCCCTGTGGCGCCGCTCCGCCTCCGCGGTGGTCGCGCTGCTGCTGCCGGCCGTGGTGTGGCTGATCCTCTTCGGCGGACTGCTCGGCGACAAGTCCCATGCGGGCGGCGACCTCACGGTGGTCAGCCACAACGTCGCCGCCGAGAACCGAGATCCGGTCGGTACCGCCCGGGCCCTGGCCTCCTCCGGGGCGGACCTGCTGGCGCTCGAGGAGCTGACCGACCAGGCCAAGGGCACGTACGAGAAGGAGCTCGCGAAGGCGTACCCGCACCACACCGTGCAGGGAACGGTCGGGCTGTGGAGCAAGCTCCCGCTGTCGGACACACGGCCGGTCGACGTCCTGCGGGGCATGGTCGGGCCACTGGCCAAGAAGCTGCGGCCCGAGGACATCCCGGTGGACCCGCCCCGTGCACTGCGCACCACGGTGACCACTCAGAAGGGGCCGCTGGCGGTGTACGTGGCGCATCTGGGTTCCGTAAGGCTGATGCCCAGGGGCGGCTTCTGGACGGACTCGCGCGACGCCGGCGCGACAAAGCTCGCCAAGGCCGTCGCCGCCGAGCGCAGCGAGCGGGTGCTGGTGCTCGGTGACTTCAACGGCACCATGGACGACCGTGCGCTCGACGGCCTCGCCTCGCAGCTGCGCTCGGTCCAGGACGTGGCCGGGGACGGCTTCGGCTTCAGTTGGCCCGCGAAGTTCCCGGTGGCGCGCATCGACCAGATCCTGGTCCGCGGCGTGGAGCCGAAGAGCGCGTGGCTGCTGCCGGCCACGGGTAGCGACCACCGGCCGGTGGCGGCCGGAATCAGCTGGTGA
- a CDS encoding SigB/SigF/SigG family RNA polymerase sigma factor, which translates to MLTDQRRTARRGPSDRAYDDSPDTADAFAHLAGLGEGRERDLLCEEVVEAWLPMAHRIAGRFQDKGESLEDLRQVAAMGLLKAVQNFDPQRGRFEPYAVPTIRGELRRHFRDYMWDVHVPRRVQNLRNKVRLARRDLALQPGAGSEPSAAAIATHSGLSEDEVRDGLKAIDGFSALSLDASLVVADKFSLADALGAPEAAYEVITDREAAKAGLRHLPERERTILYLRFFEDMTQSQIAAHFGISQMHVSRLIHTSCRRVRDEATRGEQPGQNAQAA; encoded by the coding sequence ATGCTCACTGACCAAAGGCGCACTGCCCGGCGCGGGCCCTCCGATCGGGCCTACGACGACAGCCCCGACACGGCGGACGCCTTCGCCCACCTCGCGGGCCTCGGCGAAGGACGCGAGCGGGATCTGTTGTGTGAAGAAGTCGTCGAGGCGTGGCTACCCATGGCGCACCGTATCGCCGGCCGTTTCCAGGACAAGGGCGAAAGCCTCGAGGACCTTCGCCAGGTCGCGGCCATGGGGCTGCTCAAGGCTGTACAGAACTTCGACCCGCAGCGCGGCCGGTTCGAGCCCTACGCCGTCCCTACCATCCGGGGCGAGCTGCGCCGCCACTTCCGCGATTACATGTGGGACGTCCACGTTCCGCGGCGCGTGCAGAACCTGCGTAACAAGGTCCGCCTGGCCCGCCGCGATCTCGCCCTGCAGCCAGGAGCAGGCTCGGAGCCCAGCGCGGCCGCCATCGCCACCCACAGCGGCCTCAGCGAGGACGAGGTCCGCGACGGCCTCAAAGCCATCGACGGCTTCAGCGCTCTGTCCCTGGATGCGAGTCTTGTGGTCGCTGACAAGTTCAGCCTCGCCGACGCGCTCGGCGCCCCGGAGGCCGCGTACGAGGTCATCACCGACCGGGAAGCCGCCAAGGCCGGCCTCAGGCACCTCCCCGAACGCGAACGCACCATTCTCTACCTGCGGTTCTTCGAGGACATGACGCAGAGCCAGATCGCGGCACACTTCGGGATCTCACAGATGCACGTCTCCCGCCTCATCCACACCAGCTGCCGGCGCGTACGCGACGAAGCCACCCGCGGCGAGCAGCCGGGCCAGAACGCACAGGCCGCCTGA
- a CDS encoding isoamylase early set domain-containing protein, which yields MLERTLKKDRTEVTFVLPADTPPGPVSVVGDFNDWQPGVHPLKPRKDGKRAVTVALPNESVHSFRYLAAGDYWFNDESTGDLDGPNNRLHT from the coding sequence ATGCTGGAGCGCACGCTGAAGAAGGACCGCACCGAGGTCACCTTCGTCCTTCCCGCCGACACGCCGCCCGGCCCGGTCAGCGTGGTCGGCGACTTCAACGACTGGCAACCCGGCGTCCACCCCCTCAAGCCACGCAAGGACGGAAAACGCGCTGTCACCGTCGCGCTGCCCAATGAGAGCGTCCACTCGTTCCGCTATCTGGCCGCCGGGGACTACTGGTTCAACGACGAAAGCACCGGTGACCTGGACGGCCCCAACAACCGCCTCCACACCTGA
- a CDS encoding transposase: protein MIEQLVRVQVQLVRSIRATIRVLDAAIADAVASHPYAPLLATMPRIGTINLGQIIGEIGPILERSRTSEQFIADTGVVPVTRASGKSHVVSFRHAANRRARLAIVGYADNSRHASDWAAKIYNDARADRKRHPHAARILARAWLRVMWACWRDGTCYDSDTHRANNKINPDPEAALAA, encoded by the coding sequence GTGATCGAGCAGCTCGTTCGGGTCCAGGTCCAGCTGGTCAGGAGCATCAGGGCGACGATCCGGGTGCTGGATGCGGCCATCGCCGACGCCGTCGCCTCGCACCCCTACGCGCCGCTCCTCGCGACGATGCCCCGGATCGGCACGATCAACCTCGGGCAGATCATCGGCGAGATCGGACCGATCCTGGAACGCTCCCGCACCAGCGAGCAGTTCATCGCCGACACCGGCGTTGTTCCCGTGACCCGGGCGTCGGGCAAGTCCCACGTGGTGAGCTTCCGCCACGCGGCCAACCGCCGTGCCCGTCTGGCCATCGTGGGATACGCCGACAACAGCCGGCACGCCAGCGACTGGGCCGCGAAGATCTACAACGACGCGCGAGCGGACCGCAAGCGCCATCCCCACGCCGCCCGCATCCTCGCCCGTGCCTGGCTGCGCGTGATGTGGGCCTGCTGGCGCGACGGAACCTGCTACGACTCCGACACACACCGAGCCAACAACAAGATCAACCCCGATCCCGAGGCGGCTTTGGCGGCATAG
- a CDS encoding DUF2267 domain-containing protein, with product MRWDAFLEQVQERGKYPTPQEAERSARTVLALLGAHLVGEVRAELAACLPETFALILLNPLQATEPLSPERFVRATAAWIEGATERTAAWDVSAVLSVAADAAGEELTRRILLQLPPGYDLLFGHPET from the coding sequence ATGCGATGGGACGCATTCCTCGAGCAGGTGCAAGAACGCGGCAAGTACCCCACCCCCCAGGAGGCCGAGCGCTCTGCGCGTACCGTTTTGGCGCTGCTGGGCGCCCATCTGGTGGGTGAGGTCCGGGCCGAGCTGGCCGCCTGCCTTCCGGAGACCTTCGCCCTCATCCTGCTCAACCCGCTGCAGGCCACCGAGCCGCTTTCACCCGAGCGGTTCGTGCGGGCGACCGCGGCGTGGATCGAGGGAGCCACCGAACGGACCGCGGCCTGGGACGTCAGCGCCGTGCTGAGCGTGGCCGCCGATGCGGCGGGCGAAGAACTCACCCGGCGCATCCTGCTCCAGCTGCCCCCGGGCTACGACCTCCTCTTCGGCCATCCCGAGACCTGA
- a CDS encoding DUF3887 domain-containing protein, producing MSEGEPSSSVAADAADREVMGLTLKANTTLLADVLLGSRETGGDPALSALAASRGLIAVVDDIQRALVRQARSRGLSWAAIGDVLHVTRQAAFQRFGGTADTSQGTPELPGAAEAGMRVLEHFVHQRWDEMRSSFDTRMSQAAPADMLRGIWQKSDREFGPFLELGTPTVRTISGYTVVDIPVAHERGDLVRRVALNADGQVAGFFVLPAETE from the coding sequence ATGAGTGAGGGCGAACCCAGCTCCTCCGTTGCTGCCGACGCGGCGGACCGGGAGGTCATGGGGCTGACCTTGAAGGCCAACACGACGCTGCTCGCCGACGTGCTCCTGGGCAGCCGGGAGACCGGCGGCGATCCGGCGCTCTCCGCGCTCGCCGCCTCCCGCGGCCTCATCGCCGTCGTCGACGACATCCAGCGCGCCCTGGTGCGGCAGGCCCGCAGCCGCGGCCTCAGCTGGGCCGCCATCGGCGACGTGCTGCACGTCACGCGCCAGGCCGCGTTCCAGCGATTCGGCGGAACCGCGGACACTTCGCAGGGCACTCCAGAGCTGCCCGGCGCGGCCGAAGCGGGGATGCGGGTGCTTGAGCACTTCGTGCACCAGCGATGGGACGAGATGCGCTCAAGCTTTGATACGCGGATGTCGCAGGCGGCCCCAGCGGACATGCTGCGTGGGATCTGGCAAAAGTCAGACCGCGAATTCGGCCCATTCCTGGAGCTGGGCACGCCCACTGTGCGCACTATCTCCGGCTACACCGTGGTCGACATCCCCGTGGCCCACGAGCGCGGGGACCTGGTGCGCCGGGTCGCCCTCAACGCCGACGGACAAGTCGCAGGCTTCTTCGTCCTGCCGGCAGAGACGGAATGA
- a CDS encoding TetR/AcrR family transcriptional regulator, protein MPRPPDPAKRRDLLNRVRDYVIRNGLADLSLRPLARALGTSDRMLLYYFGTKERMVAEALALDERRPLLLARDLLDPTALPKNPAWLRGFAEQTWQQLSAPNMRAWLPLYLEIMTASLLHPDRYGPVMRDVLTEWTDLLISVFRGLGLTEARARTEAALLVDAFLGLLIAPLADGDWDLADAAFHTLLDRLEPGWHNT, encoded by the coding sequence ATGCCACGCCCGCCCGACCCGGCCAAACGACGCGACCTGCTGAACCGGGTCCGTGACTACGTGATCCGCAACGGCCTGGCCGACCTATCCCTTCGCCCGCTGGCCCGGGCCCTGGGCACCAGCGACCGCATGCTCTTGTATTACTTCGGAACCAAGGAACGCATGGTCGCCGAGGCACTCGCCCTCGACGAGAGGCGACCGCTCCTGCTAGCCCGGGATCTGCTCGACCCCACCGCCTTGCCCAAGAACCCTGCGTGGCTCCGCGGCTTCGCGGAGCAGACCTGGCAGCAGCTCAGCGCCCCGAACATGCGCGCCTGGCTCCCCCTCTACCTCGAGATCATGACCGCCAGCCTGCTCCATCCCGACCGGTACGGCCCCGTCATGCGCGACGTGCTCACCGAGTGGACGGACCTGCTCATCTCCGTCTTCCGCGGCCTGGGCCTGACCGAGGCCCGAGCCCGAACGGAGGCCGCCCTCCTGGTCGACGCGTTCCTCGGCCTACTCATTGCACCCCTGGCCGACGGCGACTGGGACCTTGCCGACGCGGCCTTCCACACCCTTCTCGACCGCCTCGAACCCGGCTGGCACAACACCTAG
- a CDS encoding IS5 family transposase, with protein MSSRRAYRSDLSDARWALIEPAFAAWRAARTGPGTAARVHDLREIVNAILYVNRTGIPWEYLPHDFPPYKTVYDYYAKWETDGTTQQVQDLLRDRARRTHGRPSPPSAAVIDAQSVKTSANVAEASPGIDAGKKIKGRKRHVATDTLGLVLAVIVTAASVHDSTGGKRLLDELAASHPSVTKVWADGGYQNSVFQHGAARGIDVEVVKRPTAKGFQPQPKRWVIERTFGWLMQHRRLVRDYEALPQSVRALPQFTPDP; from the coding sequence GTGAGTTCTCGACGCGCCTATCGCAGTGACCTCTCTGATGCCCGCTGGGCGTTAATCGAGCCCGCGTTCGCGGCCTGGCGGGCCGCCCGGACCGGCCCGGGAACCGCGGCACGGGTACATGATCTGCGGGAGATCGTGAACGCGATTCTCTACGTCAACCGCACGGGTATCCCGTGGGAGTATCTGCCGCACGACTTCCCGCCGTACAAGACCGTCTACGACTATTACGCGAAGTGGGAAACGGACGGCACCACCCAGCAAGTCCAGGACCTGCTGCGAGACAGGGCCCGCCGCACGCACGGCCGGCCCTCGCCTCCGTCAGCTGCCGTGATCGATGCTCAGAGCGTGAAGACCTCCGCAAACGTCGCTGAGGCCAGCCCGGGCATCGACGCCGGCAAAAAGATCAAAGGCCGCAAGCGGCACGTGGCCACGGACACACTCGGCCTGGTTCTCGCAGTCATCGTCACCGCCGCCTCGGTACACGACTCCACCGGCGGAAAACGCCTGCTCGATGAGCTCGCCGCCTCGCATCCCAGCGTGACGAAGGTCTGGGCCGACGGTGGATACCAGAACAGCGTCTTCCAACACGGAGCCGCCAGGGGAATCGACGTCGAGGTCGTAAAACGGCCCACCGCCAAAGGATTCCAACCCCAGCCGAAACGCTGGGTGATCGAAAGAACCTTCGGCTGGCTCATGCAGCACCGACGCCTCGTCCGGGACTACGAAGCCCTGCCCCAGAGCGTGCGGGCCCTCCCGCAGTTCACTCCTGATCCCTAG